A single Mixta calida DNA region contains:
- a CDS encoding IS1-like element IS1A family transposase (programmed frameshift), with product MASVSITCPSCSATDGVVRNGKSTAGHQRYLCSHCRKTWQLQFTYTASQPGTHQKIIDMAMNGVGCRATARIMGVGLNTILRHFKKLRPQSVTSRIQPGSDVIVCAEMDEQWGYVGAKSRQRWLFYAYDRLRKTVVAHVFGERTMATLGRLMSLLSPFDVVIWMTDGWPLYESRLKGKLHVISKRYTQRIERHNLNLRQHLARLGRKSLSFSKSVELHDKVIGHYLNIKHYQ from the exons GTGGCTTCTGTTTCTATCACCTGTCCCTCCTGTTCAGCTACTGACGGGGTGGTGCGTAACGGCAAAAGCACTGCCGGACATCAGCGCTATCTCTGCTCTCACTGCCGTAAAACATGGCAACTGCAGTTCACTTACACCGCTTCTCAACCCGGTACGCACCAGAAAATCATTGATATGGCCATGAATGGCGTTGGATGCCGGGCAACCGCCCGCATTATGGGCGTTGGCCTCAACACGATTTTACGTCACT TTAAAAAACTCAGGCCGCAGTCGGTAACCTCGCGCATACAGCCGGGCAGTGACGTCATCGTCTGCGCGGAAATGGACGAACAGTGGGGCTACGTCGGGGCTAAATCGCGCCAGCGCTGGCTGTTTTACGCGTATGACAGGCTCCGGAAGACGGTTGTTGCGCACGTATTCGGTGAACGCACTATGGCGACGCTGGGTCGTCTTATGAGCCTGCTGTCACCCTTTGACGTGGTGATATGGATGACGGATGGCTGGCCGCTGTATGAATCCCGCCTGAAGGGAAAGCTGCACGTAATCAGCAAGCGATATACGCAGCGAATTGAGCGGCATAACCTGAATCTGAGGCAGCACCTGGCACGGCTGGGACGGAAGTCGCTGTCGTTCTCAAAATCGGTGGAGCTGCATGACAAAGTCATCGGGCATTATCTGAACATAAAACACTATCAATAA
- a CDS encoding STM2901 family protein — protein MDTTEELHGTYFYGGLNNLSSGELFFWIFLDKVDEHFSGIKDITAVTCILLGQPVLKTRRKPGRTTKGTSLASKFSRRWLDIELPFRLPTFTNTSARLLKPMMVNNLGAFVGRTVPVVGWAIIAYDVSTIAYKTMTTYNYLARKEDKIW, from the coding sequence ATGGACACAACTGAAGAACTTCATGGAACTTATTTTTATGGGGGTTTAAATAACCTCTCATCTGGAGAGTTATTTTTCTGGATTTTTCTCGATAAAGTTGACGAACATTTTTCGGGAATAAAAGATATTACAGCGGTTACTTGCATCTTACTTGGCCAGCCAGTTTTAAAAACCAGACGTAAGCCAGGCAGGACAACCAAAGGAACATCATTAGCCTCTAAATTTTCTCGCCGCTGGCTTGATATTGAATTACCGTTCAGGCTTCCTACATTTACAAATACAAGCGCCAGGCTATTAAAACCAATGATGGTAAATAATCTTGGGGCTTTTGTCGGCCGAACGGTTCCTGTTGTAGGCTGGGCTATCATTGCATACGATGTTTCGACTATCGCCTATAAAACCATGACCACCTATAACTACCTGGCAAGAAAAGAAGATAAAATATGGTAA
- a CDS encoding DUF1493 family protein, producing the protein MVTEKDKDVLEFFQRNLPAVGTWTFRSVPPGFDDILQEITEPDDLIIAIDKFEDFFNVDVSNLEINNYYPWKRPYFFRKWFTKNPVRQTKKPLTIKMFAESAKAGRWLYD; encoded by the coding sequence ATGGTAACAGAGAAGGATAAAGATGTACTGGAATTCTTCCAGCGTAATCTGCCCGCAGTCGGCACCTGGACATTCAGGAGCGTTCCTCCTGGTTTTGACGATATTTTACAGGAGATAACAGAACCTGATGACTTGATCATAGCCATAGATAAATTTGAGGATTTTTTCAACGTTGACGTGTCAAATCTGGAAATAAATAATTATTATCCCTGGAAACGACCTTATTTTTTCAGGAAATGGTTTACTAAAAACCCGGTCAGACAAACAAAAAAACCTCTGACAATAAAAATGTTTGCCGAATCCGCCAAAGCAGGCCGGTGGCTTTATGACTGA
- the kduD gene encoding 2-dehydro-3-deoxy-D-gluconate 5-dehydrogenase KduD: MILDKFSLQGKVAIVTGCDTGLGQGMAIGLAQAGCDIVGINVVEPLETADKIEETGRRFLSLKADLSKQDGIPALLEKAVAEFGHIDILVNNAGIIRREDALAFSEKDWDDVMNINSKTVFFMSQAVARQFIKQGNGGKIINIASMLSFQGGIRVPSYTASKSAVMGLTRLMANEWAAHNINVNAIAPGYMATNNTQQLREDKARSEEILSRIPAGRWGLPQDLMGPVVFLASSAADYISGYTLAVDGGWLAR; encoded by the coding sequence ATGATTCTTGATAAATTCTCCCTGCAAGGCAAAGTTGCGATCGTCACCGGCTGCGATACCGGTTTGGGGCAGGGAATGGCGATTGGCCTGGCGCAGGCGGGCTGCGATATCGTCGGCATCAATGTCGTCGAACCGCTGGAAACCGCAGATAAAATTGAGGAGACCGGCCGCCGCTTCTTAAGCCTGAAGGCGGACCTCAGCAAGCAGGACGGGATTCCGGCGCTGCTGGAAAAAGCGGTCGCCGAATTCGGGCATATCGATATTCTGGTCAACAACGCCGGGATTATCCGCCGCGAAGATGCGCTGGCGTTCAGCGAAAAAGACTGGGACGACGTGATGAATATCAACAGCAAAACGGTATTCTTTATGTCGCAGGCGGTGGCGCGTCAGTTTATTAAGCAGGGCAACGGCGGCAAGATTATCAATATCGCCTCGATGCTCTCTTTCCAGGGCGGCATCCGCGTGCCTTCCTACACCGCATCGAAAAGCGCGGTGATGGGCCTGACCCGTCTGATGGCCAACGAGTGGGCTGCGCACAATATCAATGTGAACGCCATCGCGCCGGGCTATATGGCGACCAACAATACGCAGCAGCTGCGCGAGGATAAGGCGCGCAGCGAAGAGATCCTTAGCCGCATCCCGGCGGGACGCTGGGGCCTGCCGCAGGATCTGATGGGGCCGGTGGTGTTCCTCGCCTCGTCTGCCGCCGACTACATCAGCGGCTATACGCTGGCGGTCGACGGCGGCTGGCTGGCGCGTTAA
- a CDS encoding oligogalacturonate-specific porin KdgM family protein, which yields MNKQIVIFCGLLSASASAVTLDYRHEWQDDSRVHKDRITVSHRFANGVGFALETKWKSGGDDPNKAFHDTVSNGSESSINWQYKVTPQWFLQPGFTLESGSDSSIYKPLLLTGYDFNNGFYLNGRYRYEYKRESKPGKEDMKTNRGEFWLGYNFTDWRIEYNYIYKHSDQIRFDNKKWDYEHNLKARWKYSKALAPYIEVGNISVHKNSDERQTRMRTGIQYSF from the coding sequence ATGAATAAACAGATCGTTATTTTCTGCGGGCTGCTGTCGGCTTCCGCTTCAGCCGTTACGCTGGATTACCGGCATGAATGGCAGGATGACAGCCGGGTGCATAAGGATCGCATCACCGTGTCGCACCGCTTCGCCAACGGCGTCGGTTTTGCGCTGGAAACCAAGTGGAAGTCAGGCGGCGACGATCCGAATAAAGCCTTTCACGATACCGTCAGCAACGGCAGCGAAAGCAGCATTAACTGGCAGTATAAGGTGACGCCGCAGTGGTTTCTTCAGCCCGGCTTTACGCTGGAATCGGGCAGCGACAGCAGCATCTATAAGCCGCTGCTGTTAACCGGCTACGATTTTAATAACGGCTTTTACCTTAACGGCCGCTATCGCTATGAATATAAGCGCGAGAGTAAGCCAGGCAAAGAGGATATGAAAACCAATCGCGGCGAATTCTGGCTCGGCTATAACTTTACCGACTGGCGTATTGAATATAACTACATCTATAAGCACAGCGACCAGATCCGTTTCGATAATAAGAAATGGGACTATGAACATAATCTCAAGGCGCGATGGAAATACAGCAAGGCGCTGGCGCCTTATATTGAGGTCGGCAATATCAGCGTGCATAAAAACAGTGATGAACGGCAAACGCGTATGCGCACCGGCATTCAGTACAGTTTCTAA
- a CDS encoding right-handed parallel beta-helix repeat-containing protein — MKIIPLLLLVSGVGSVWAADAPPEAENLTWRAITFGQSTDKNFATNVLPEKIGVNQVTFAEGEGAAQPGRLRLPVTVESRGGKIGNSHDGLTFYYTQLPASANMTLEAEVSIDQFGPENGAKPAGQEGAGLLARDVLGKPRLENIQPGYEEFPAASNMVMNAIMTQDKASHHRVQAMLIARNGVTQSWGNTGVEIKRQPYQQNIDLNKTPRFRLRLARSDEGFSAAWAPVGSDSWVTQQTGDADRLTVLDNERYYVGFFAARNARMTVHQAQLTLTPRHAAPGKKFVAKTQPAHVEIASATVAASSDYAFRLRSDRDGVLTVSSDGVECVRGVAVKAGEMFSVSLTLKAETTPVNYTLALADGEKVSGQLQVTRKKVADAKALYASPQGSAQNDGSQAYPLDVASAAALLAPGGVLWLADGDYPYTTLAAAVSGGPEQRKHLRPMGDKAVFHGLQLAASYWDIEGIGVTSKSFSISGSHNLINRVTAWQADDTGIWIASPPGIGRALWASYNTVSHSESWGNKDPGMINADGFAVKMRVGEGNRLVACFSHDNIDDGYDLFNKIEDGPNGVVTIENSVALRNVNNGFKLGGEGIPVAHRISDSVAIENGMDGFTDNFNPGALWVKNNIAVDNKRFNFIFRPGPYTQPEKQGNFENNISLRSKPGMYADAVTGNIDVSNAFLKSEK; from the coding sequence ATGAAAATCATTCCTCTGTTACTGCTTGTCAGCGGCGTCGGTAGCGTCTGGGCCGCTGACGCCCCGCCGGAGGCGGAAAACCTGACGTGGCGCGCCATCACCTTTGGCCAGTCCACGGATAAAAATTTCGCGACTAACGTGCTGCCGGAAAAAATCGGCGTAAACCAGGTCACCTTCGCTGAAGGGGAGGGCGCCGCGCAGCCGGGCAGGCTGCGTCTACCCGTCACGGTTGAAAGCCGCGGCGGAAAAATCGGCAACAGCCATGACGGCCTGACCTTCTATTACACGCAGCTGCCGGCCAGCGCCAATATGACGCTGGAGGCGGAAGTCAGCATCGATCAGTTCGGCCCGGAAAACGGCGCGAAGCCCGCCGGTCAGGAGGGGGCGGGACTGTTGGCGCGCGACGTACTCGGCAAGCCGCGGCTGGAGAACATTCAGCCCGGCTACGAGGAGTTTCCCGCCGCCTCCAATATGGTGATGAACGCCATTATGACCCAGGATAAAGCGTCGCATCATCGGGTACAGGCGATGCTGATCGCGCGCAACGGCGTGACGCAGAGCTGGGGCAATACCGGCGTGGAGATTAAGCGCCAACCCTACCAGCAGAATATCGATCTCAATAAAACGCCCCGTTTTCGCCTGCGTCTGGCGCGCAGCGATGAAGGCTTCAGCGCCGCATGGGCGCCTGTCGGCAGCGACAGCTGGGTGACGCAGCAAACGGGCGACGCGGATCGGCTAACGGTACTGGATAATGAACGTTACTACGTGGGCTTCTTTGCCGCGCGCAACGCCCGTATGACGGTACATCAGGCGCAGCTGACGCTTACGCCGCGCCATGCCGCGCCGGGTAAAAAGTTTGTCGCTAAAACGCAGCCCGCGCACGTCGAGATCGCGTCGGCGACGGTGGCGGCCTCGTCGGACTATGCGTTCCGGCTGCGCAGCGATCGCGACGGCGTGCTGACGGTCAGCAGCGACGGCGTTGAATGCGTGCGCGGCGTGGCGGTAAAAGCGGGCGAGATGTTCAGCGTGTCGCTGACGCTGAAGGCGGAAACCACGCCGGTAAACTATACGCTGGCGCTGGCCGACGGCGAGAAGGTAAGCGGGCAGTTACAGGTGACCCGTAAAAAGGTGGCGGACGCGAAGGCGCTCTACGCCTCGCCGCAGGGAAGCGCGCAAAACGACGGCAGCCAGGCGTATCCGCTTGATGTCGCCAGCGCGGCGGCGCTGCTGGCGCCGGGCGGCGTGCTGTGGCTGGCAGACGGCGACTATCCCTATACGACGCTGGCGGCGGCGGTTAGCGGCGGTCCCGAACAGCGCAAGCATCTGCGGCCAATGGGCGACAAGGCGGTGTTTCACGGCTTGCAGTTGGCCGCCAGCTACTGGGATATCGAAGGCATCGGCGTCACCAGCAAAAGCTTCTCCATCTCCGGCAGTCACAACCTGATTAACCGCGTCACCGCCTGGCAGGCTGACGACACCGGCATCTGGATCGCCTCGCCGCCGGGCATCGGACGCGCGCTGTGGGCCAGCTACAATACCGTCTCTCATTCGGAGTCCTGGGGAAATAAAGATCCCGGCATGATCAATGCCGACGGTTTCGCGGTGAAAATGCGCGTCGGCGAAGGCAACAGGCTGGTGGCCTGCTTTTCCCACGACAATATCGATGATGGCTACGATCTGTTTAATAAGATCGAGGACGGGCCGAACGGCGTCGTCACCATTGAAAATAGCGTGGCGCTGCGCAACGTCAATAATGGCTTTAAGCTGGGCGGCGAGGGCATTCCGGTGGCCCACCGTATTTCCGACAGCGTGGCGATAGAAAACGGCATGGACGGCTTTACCGATAATTTTAATCCCGGCGCGCTGTGGGTGAAAAATAATATCGCCGTTGACAATAAACGCTTTAATTTTATCTTCCGCCCCGGCCCCTATACGCAGCCGGAAAAACAGGGCAACTTTGAAAACAATATCTCGCTACGCAGTAAGCCCGGTATGTATGCCGATGCGGTAACGGGAAATATCGACGTCAGCAACGCTTTCCTGAAAAGCGAAAAATAA
- a CDS encoding MFS transporter, whose amino-acid sequence MSRQTYSPGKKRIVGLGHQLAYGGGNLLGSGALAIAGAWLLYFYTTFCGLSLLEASFIFSVASIIDAISNPLMGYITDNFGKTWLGKRFGRRRFFLLIGAPLMIFYPLLWVEGFGFWYYLSTYVLFELIYTSVMVPYETLATEMTDDFAVRSKLTGYKAIFGKVANFLAALIPGQFILLYGKESARPFFYTGLTYGAILFIAIGLLWLFTWEREDKGEEAARQKQSLWKTVCALARDMQSTFYLRVFRKHLGMYLFGFGAEWLFASVFTYYVVFVLLYDPAILAGLNSLNAVLQLISTAIFIGLCVKNGFSKPYTWALSIVIFAVCCYSLLHFLHLSGPVAWFAIVGITVIFGLGTGGVYYIPWTVYTFLADVDEVFTGRRREGIYAGAMTFSGKIVRSIIVFVMGAILSYYGFQSKSHTQPPEAMNAISWVFFGGVIGLALMAIFFSRQMLLNRKTHLVVLEEVARIKAGGEISDIKPEVRAVIEALVGYPYEECWGRSAICRKMKLAPLVEENSVPLTDDKSASQPTKPQESH is encoded by the coding sequence ATGAGCAGGCAAACATACTCTCCGGGAAAAAAAAGGATAGTCGGACTCGGCCATCAGCTGGCCTACGGCGGCGGTAACCTGTTGGGCAGCGGCGCGCTGGCTATCGCCGGCGCCTGGCTGCTCTATTTCTATACCACCTTTTGCGGCCTCTCTTTACTGGAAGCCTCATTTATCTTCTCCGTCGCCAGCATTATCGACGCCATCAGCAATCCGCTGATGGGGTATATCACCGATAACTTCGGTAAAACCTGGCTGGGGAAACGCTTTGGTCGTCGCCGCTTCTTTTTGCTCATCGGCGCGCCGCTAATGATCTTTTATCCGCTGCTGTGGGTTGAGGGGTTCGGTTTCTGGTACTACCTCTCTACCTACGTTCTGTTTGAACTGATTTACACCTCGGTAATGGTGCCTTACGAGACGTTGGCGACCGAAATGACCGATGATTTTGCGGTGCGCTCAAAGCTGACCGGCTACAAAGCGATCTTCGGCAAAGTCGCCAACTTCCTCGCGGCGCTGATCCCCGGCCAGTTTATTCTGCTGTACGGCAAAGAGTCAGCGCGGCCCTTTTTCTATACCGGCCTGACCTACGGCGCAATCCTGTTTATTGCCATCGGCCTGCTCTGGCTCTTTACCTGGGAGCGTGAAGATAAGGGCGAGGAAGCCGCGCGTCAGAAACAGTCGCTGTGGAAAACCGTCTGCGCGCTGGCGCGCGATATGCAGTCTACCTTCTACCTGCGCGTGTTCCGTAAACATCTCGGTATGTACCTGTTCGGCTTCGGCGCGGAGTGGTTGTTCGCTTCGGTCTTTACCTATTACGTGGTGTTCGTGCTGCTCTACGATCCGGCGATTCTGGCGGGCCTGAACAGCCTTAACGCGGTGTTGCAGCTTATCTCTACCGCGATATTTATCGGCCTGTGCGTGAAAAACGGCTTCAGCAAGCCCTACACCTGGGCGCTCAGCATCGTTATTTTCGCCGTCTGCTGCTACTCGCTGCTGCACTTCCTGCATCTCTCCGGGCCGGTGGCCTGGTTCGCTATCGTCGGCATCACGGTCATCTTCGGTCTCGGCACCGGCGGCGTCTACTACATCCCCTGGACGGTCTACACCTTCCTGGCGGATGTCGATGAAGTCTTTACCGGCCGTCGCCGCGAAGGGATCTACGCCGGCGCAATGACCTTCTCCGGAAAGATTGTCCGCTCGATTATCGTCTTTGTGATGGGCGCGATCCTCAGCTACTACGGCTTCCAGTCTAAATCCCATACTCAGCCGCCAGAGGCGATGAACGCCATCTCCTGGGTCTTTTTCGGCGGCGTGATCGGCTTGGCGCTGATGGCGATTTTCTTCAGCCGTCAGATGCTGCTCAACCGTAAAACGCATCTGGTGGTGCTGGAAGAGGTGGCGCGCATCAAAGCGGGCGGCGAGATAAGCGATATCAAGCCGGAAGTGCGCGCGGTGATCGAGGCGCTGGTGGGCTATCCCTACGAGGAGTGTTGGGGCCGCAGCGCCATCTGCCGCAAAATGAAGCTGGCGCCGCTGGTTGAGGAGAATAGCGTGCCGCTGACGGATGATAAGAGCGCGTCGCAGCCGACTAAACCGCAAGAGTCTCACTGA